A genomic window from Sphingobacterium spiritivorum includes:
- a CDS encoding SusC/RagA family TonB-linked outer membrane protein, with protein sequence MKITSNYGKEGYCRYSSVRKILIVMKLITLFMVAALCQVQALTHAQLVTLKGKNARLTDILKEIKKQTKYDVISESGIVDRLRVEEVDLKRVTLDKGLSQLLAPFALDFVIEDKAIVIRRSSVATMTKTENTTVVQTTIKGKVSGKDGQAIKGATVQVKNTREATATKDNGEFEISANSGDLLLISSVGFVAQEVPVQGRGYLTVVLEASNSALDEVVVVGYGEQKRKDVLGAISTVTSEDFDERPSTNLGYSMEGKSAGVMITRPSGKPQNGMSVRVRGTNSITAGSNPLYIVDGVPTQLIYDINPNDIESVSVLKDAASAAIYGASGANGVILITTKRGKEGTSRLKLSGYTGFSRIAKKMDVLDRDQYISLMNEIGQVADWSKYTANTNWSDEVFRVARLQNYQMTVEGGNAKTKYYLSGAYSNENGVVKTNLIKRGTVKMNLDQKVNDWLSVGTSISYARWFDKNIIDNSGSGNAGVIMNVLTSSPVIGIYNEDGTFTANPLRLSFNNPVAYIDGSVNGYNNNRFYGNIFANIDLLKNLRFRSMFGYDNYNSKYNYFLDPFKTDWGRVNRGIANLSNEQSEYWLSENTLEYKQTFQDKHNLEVLGGVTSQRKYGESSSIESKGFNSTSVQTVNGGTIFTNPITAKSQRSNISIIGRIRYSFDDKYLLSSNFRADASSVFGPDNRWGYFPSFSAGWRLSQENFLKDVSAINDLKIRYSWGQVGNDAIGAYSWYGIVSPGINMIQGGQVVAGTGPSTPENTSLKWEASTQNNLGLDVTILDNRLTFAFDVYQKKTKNLLLNKPLALSSGFTGALQNIGDLENKGLELTISSKNLKDKLIWNTDFNFSLNRNKVGYIGGQDILDGYIPLRQEVSLIREGLPLGVFWGYRSLGVDPATGMMKYEDLNNDGSIDDADKMIIGNPNPKFAFGLNNNFRYKNFGLSFFLQGISGNDVFNATRIETEGMNDFKNQSVKVLNRWTTAGQQTDIPKAIYGDVTNSDISSRFVENGSYMRLKSATLSYSFPTNLLSKLKITELSCYLTGENIFTVTKYSGYDPESSAYGNNGAFGIDFGTYPQARQFIFGVNLTF encoded by the coding sequence ATGAAAATAACCTCTAATTATGGGAAGGAAGGCTATTGCAGATACTCTTCTGTCCGAAAAATACTGATTGTGATGAAACTCATTACATTATTCATGGTGGCGGCGCTCTGTCAGGTACAGGCTCTTACACATGCACAGTTAGTCACGCTCAAAGGAAAAAATGCGAGACTCACCGATATTTTAAAAGAAATAAAGAAACAGACCAAATACGATGTGATAAGCGAATCCGGTATCGTGGATCGCCTGCGGGTCGAGGAAGTCGATCTGAAGAGAGTCACCCTGGATAAGGGACTTTCACAGCTGTTGGCTCCCTTTGCACTGGATTTTGTAATTGAAGACAAAGCTATTGTTATAAGACGATCTTCAGTTGCTACAATGACTAAGACAGAAAATACAACGGTTGTACAAACAACCATAAAAGGTAAAGTCAGCGGAAAAGACGGGCAGGCTATCAAAGGAGCCACAGTACAGGTGAAGAATACACGTGAAGCTACAGCTACAAAAGATAACGGAGAATTTGAGATTTCAGCCAATTCTGGTGATCTGCTCCTGATTAGTTCCGTGGGATTCGTAGCGCAGGAAGTGCCTGTACAAGGTCGGGGATACCTGACTGTAGTACTTGAGGCATCCAATAGTGCACTGGATGAAGTCGTAGTAGTGGGATATGGAGAGCAAAAGAGGAAAGATGTACTTGGAGCCATCAGTACGGTTACATCAGAAGATTTTGATGAACGACCATCTACCAATCTGGGCTATTCTATGGAAGGTAAATCTGCCGGGGTGATGATTACACGTCCATCCGGTAAACCACAGAATGGGATGAGTGTACGTGTACGAGGTACAAACTCTATTACTGCCGGTAGCAATCCCTTATACATTGTGGATGGTGTGCCGACTCAGTTGATATACGATATTAATCCAAATGATATAGAAAGTGTGTCTGTTCTTAAAGATGCGGCATCAGCAGCTATCTATGGTGCTTCGGGAGCAAACGGGGTTATTCTGATCACGACTAAGCGCGGAAAAGAAGGTACTTCCAGATTAAAACTCTCCGGTTATACGGGGTTCAGCCGGATCGCAAAGAAAATGGATGTACTGGACAGAGATCAGTATATATCTCTGATGAACGAAATCGGGCAGGTTGCTGATTGGAGTAAGTATACCGCCAATACAAACTGGAGTGACGAAGTATTCCGGGTGGCCCGGCTTCAGAATTATCAGATGACAGTAGAAGGTGGCAATGCAAAAACCAAATACTATCTTTCCGGAGCATATTCCAATGAAAACGGAGTAGTGAAAACAAACCTTATCAAACGAGGTACTGTCAAAATGAATCTGGATCAGAAGGTGAATGACTGGCTGAGTGTTGGGACAAGTATTAGCTACGCACGTTGGTTTGATAAAAATATAATCGATAATTCGGGATCAGGCAATGCGGGGGTGATTATGAATGTGCTGACCAGTTCTCCGGTGATCGGTATCTACAATGAGGACGGTACATTTACGGCTAATCCTCTTCGGTTATCTTTCAACAATCCTGTTGCTTATATAGACGGTTCTGTAAACGGATATAATAATAACCGCTTCTACGGCAATATTTTTGCAAATATTGATCTGCTGAAAAATCTGAGATTCAGATCCATGTTTGGATATGATAACTATAACAGTAAATACAATTATTTTTTAGATCCGTTTAAAACAGATTGGGGAAGAGTAAACCGTGGTATTGCCAATCTTTCCAATGAGCAGAGTGAATACTGGTTGTCAGAGAATACATTAGAATATAAACAGACATTTCAGGATAAACATAATCTCGAAGTATTGGGAGGAGTGACCAGTCAGCGTAAATATGGAGAATCCAGCAGCATTGAATCTAAAGGATTCAACAGTACCTCTGTACAAACGGTCAACGGTGGAACAATATTTACAAATCCGATAACGGCTAAGAGTCAGCGGAGTAACATCTCCATTATTGGCCGTATACGCTATTCATTTGATGATAAATATCTGTTGTCCAGTAATTTCAGAGCGGATGCTTCTTCTGTATTCGGTCCGGACAATCGCTGGGGATATTTCCCTTCTTTCTCAGCAGGATGGCGTCTTTCTCAGGAAAATTTTCTTAAAGACGTGTCGGCTATCAACGACCTGAAGATCAGGTATTCATGGGGGCAGGTAGGTAACGATGCAATCGGTGCCTACAGTTGGTACGGAATCGTATCACCCGGAATCAATATGATTCAGGGTGGTCAGGTCGTAGCCGGTACGGGACCATCCACTCCGGAAAATACAAGTCTGAAGTGGGAAGCTTCAACACAGAATAACCTGGGACTTGATGTAACTATCTTAGACAACAGGCTGACATTTGCCTTTGATGTATATCAAAAGAAGACAAAGAATCTGTTGTTAAATAAACCGCTGGCTCTTTCCAGTGGTTTTACAGGAGCATTACAGAATATCGGAGATCTGGAAAATAAAGGATTAGAGCTGACAATATCTTCCAAAAACCTGAAAGATAAGCTGATCTGGAATACGGATTTTAATTTCTCACTCAATAGAAATAAGGTCGGATATATAGGAGGACAGGATATCCTTGACGGATATATTCCTTTACGCCAGGAGGTATCATTGATTCGTGAGGGTTTGCCTTTAGGTGTATTCTGGGGATATCGTTCACTTGGAGTAGATCCTGCTACAGGGATGATGAAGTATGAAGACCTGAATAATGACGGAAGTATAGATGACGCCGATAAAATGATCATCGGTAATCCCAATCCCAAATTTGCATTCGGTTTGAATAACAACTTCCGGTATAAAAATTTCGGCCTGTCTTTCTTTTTGCAGGGTATTTCCGGTAACGATGTATTCAATGCCACACGAATTGAAACTGAAGGAATGAATGATTTCAAAAATCAGTCTGTTAAAGTCCTGAACAGATGGACAACAGCAGGACAGCAGACTGATATCCCGAAAGCGATCTATGGAGATGTTACTAATTCAGACATTTCTTCCCGATTTGTTGAAAACGGATCTTATATGCGGTTGAAATCTGCAACGCTTAGCTATAGTTTTCCAACTAACTTGCTCAGCAAATTGAAAATAACGGAATTGAGTTGCTATCTGACCGGTGAGAATATCTTTACCGTAACAAAGTATTCCGGATATGATCCCGAATCCAGCGCCTATGGCAATAACGGAGCCTTCGGCATCGATTTTGGTACTTATCCACAGGCCAGACAATTTATTTTTGGTGTGAATCTAACCTTTTAA
- a CDS encoding RagB/SusD family nutrient uptake outer membrane protein — translation MRTNYFTRIIFILMMIPGLSSCEKFLDNAPMSEATSGNAYRTASDLDAALVGAYQTFYTEYFIWEYFVVSDVRSDNAYAGGDADEIYQYDDLDISPLNSRILGTWQQLYNGISRANLVIGKAAELQDPALDVNNRRENLIAEAKFLRALFYYELVRQFREVPIVTAYAKINPEDANIKKSTELEVYNFIVKDLEDAAILPTTYSSSSLSQSKATKGAVYALLAKVWAQRPDRDYNKVLQYTDEVERLGYDLQGSFDELFDGTHYDNKESILLIQFKEGTNQSNWGPQMLLPSSLSGDDWRKYITPSKDLVKAFDDAGDHIRKDASILFDDAGWSDEFWKPCPTTGQIPFAYKFRHASGWMSGDHIYILRFDDILLLKAEALNALGRSGEALAPLNKIRDRVDLPALDIQNKDALLRAILNERRLEFAFEGDRWYSLQRTGMLKSTMDNLKEYRLICGGNSTLMDYGMNDNRMWLPIPQSELNRNPNLVQNPGY, via the coding sequence ATGAGAACGAATTATTTTACACGAATCATATTCATCTTGATGATGATCCCCGGACTTTCTTCCTGTGAGAAATTCCTGGATAATGCCCCCATGTCAGAAGCGACTTCAGGCAATGCGTACCGTACAGCAAGTGATCTGGACGCTGCATTGGTAGGTGCTTATCAGACATTCTATACGGAATATTTTATTTGGGAATATTTTGTAGTATCTGATGTCCGTTCGGACAATGCCTATGCCGGCGGGGATGCGGATGAAATATACCAGTACGATGACCTCGATATTTCTCCGCTCAATTCTCGAATACTAGGCACCTGGCAGCAGCTGTACAATGGTATATCCCGTGCCAATCTGGTCATCGGTAAAGCTGCAGAGCTGCAGGATCCGGCTTTGGATGTCAACAACCGCAGAGAGAATTTAATTGCTGAAGCTAAGTTTCTGAGAGCACTTTTTTATTATGAGTTGGTCAGACAATTTAGAGAAGTACCTATTGTGACAGCCTATGCAAAGATTAATCCGGAAGATGCCAATATTAAAAAATCCACCGAACTGGAAGTCTATAATTTTATTGTTAAAGATCTGGAAGACGCTGCGATATTACCCACTACCTACAGTTCTTCTTCATTAAGTCAGTCTAAAGCAACTAAAGGTGCCGTTTATGCTTTGCTGGCAAAAGTCTGGGCTCAGCGTCCGGATCGTGATTACAATAAAGTGCTGCAATATACAGATGAAGTAGAACGTCTGGGCTACGATTTACAGGGCAGTTTTGATGAGCTGTTTGATGGCACACACTACGATAATAAAGAAAGCATATTGCTGATACAATTCAAGGAAGGTACAAATCAATCCAACTGGGGACCACAGATGTTGCTCCCTTCATCACTCTCAGGAGATGACTGGCGCAAATACATTACACCATCCAAAGATCTTGTAAAAGCGTTTGATGATGCCGGAGATCATATCCGGAAGGATGCCAGTATCTTATTTGACGATGCGGGCTGGTCTGATGAGTTCTGGAAACCTTGCCCCACAACGGGACAGATACCTTTTGCCTACAAATTCAGACATGCCAGCGGTTGGATGAGCGGAGACCATATTTACATCCTGCGATTTGATGATATCTTGTTGCTCAAAGCGGAAGCTCTCAATGCTCTGGGAAGGTCAGGAGAAGCTTTAGCTCCGTTGAATAAGATCAGAGACCGGGTAGATCTGCCTGCTCTGGATATTCAGAATAAAGATGCTTTGTTGCGTGCGATACTGAATGAACGCAGGTTAGAATTTGCATTTGAAGGCGATCGCTGGTATTCTTTACAACGGACGGGGATGCTGAAATCCACCATGGACAACCTTAAAGAATATCGTCTTATCTGTGGAGGCAACAGTACATTAATGGATTATGGTATGAATGATAACAGGATGTGGCTTCCTATTCCGCAGAGTGAATTGAACAGAAATCCGAATCTTGTTCAGAATCCCGGCTATTAA
- a CDS encoding RNA polymerase sigma factor — MYPLQHEEEFVKHLSEGSQNAYELLFSRYWTHVFAVVRLLVKSQEQAEDITQEIFVKVWNRRKDLEEIKNIKAYLYTIARNTTLDHLRKKVLVTENLEQMIHYFTDHALTPVQRIEYKELEDIISKGIATLPSKVKEVFVMSRIDGLSHEEIAARLDISVTSSKTYVVRALKLLRLYMSKNTDLQVLVLAVLLLEKIISQTK; from the coding sequence ATGTATCCTTTACAACATGAAGAAGAGTTTGTGAAGCATCTTTCTGAAGGATCTCAGAATGCTTATGAACTTCTTTTTTCCAGATATTGGACTCATGTGTTTGCTGTAGTCAGGCTACTTGTTAAATCACAGGAACAGGCAGAAGATATCACACAAGAGATATTTGTCAAGGTATGGAACCGAAGAAAGGATTTGGAAGAGATTAAAAATATTAAAGCCTATCTCTACACTATAGCCCGGAATACAACACTGGATCATTTGCGCAAAAAAGTGCTCGTTACCGAAAATCTGGAACAAATGATTCACTATTTTACCGATCATGCACTCACCCCTGTACAGCGCATAGAGTATAAGGAGCTGGAAGATATAATATCCAAAGGTATCGCGACATTACCCTCCAAAGTAAAAGAAGTGTTTGTGATGAGTCGTATAGATGGACTTTCACACGAAGAGATCGCTGCAAGGCTGGATATATCTGTCACATCTTCAAAGACCTATGTGGTCAGAGCGCTGAAATTATTAAGACTTTACATGTCAAAAAACACAGACCTCCAGGTACTGGTATTAGCGGTATTATTGTTAGAAAAAATCATATCCCAAACAAAATGA
- a CDS encoding FecR family protein has product MKDKKTFEILYTKYVEGSLSAEELLEWVEVFQHPGNEQYLAELIGRTFDTYKVPEDPEAAKQAFHRFERLIDTEDTSSDTPSLPLNKSVFRIFRQWKYVAAALLLSIASYGIYQYTLRTTPQNHIANLSKQDVAPGGNKAILKMEDGSEIKLGPQGELIIKGDRLEDGEGNMLLNGQSKETWQSIEVPKGGQYTIVLSDGTKVWLNADSKMKFPVEFVAQQRQVQLQGEAYFEVTKDTSKPFIVKSAEQQIEVLGTWFNISAYPEEPAVTTLVSGKVNVSAFGKQVALTPGMQSVADDQQLQSKQVDVEPAVAWKDAKFVFVKEPLEDIIRKLERWYNVDFVIQPGSEELKKKTFSGSLSRNGKLSEILNLFKITETIRFEIKGRRVYLMK; this is encoded by the coding sequence ATGAAGGACAAAAAAACGTTCGAAATACTGTATACCAAATATGTAGAAGGATCTCTTTCCGCAGAAGAACTGCTGGAATGGGTGGAAGTATTTCAGCATCCGGGAAATGAGCAATACTTAGCTGAACTGATCGGACGTACCTTTGATACATACAAAGTCCCGGAAGATCCCGAGGCCGCGAAGCAGGCTTTTCATAGATTTGAAAGATTAATTGATACAGAAGATACCTCCTCTGATACACCTTCATTACCCTTGAATAAAAGTGTATTCCGCATCTTCAGACAATGGAAATACGTAGCGGCAGCCCTGCTTTTGAGTATAGCCTCATACGGAATCTATCAGTATACATTACGGACAACTCCGCAAAATCATATAGCAAATCTTTCAAAACAAGATGTTGCTCCCGGTGGTAATAAAGCTATTCTGAAAATGGAGGATGGCAGTGAAATAAAACTCGGACCGCAGGGTGAACTCATCATAAAAGGAGACAGGTTGGAAGATGGGGAAGGGAATATGCTGTTAAATGGTCAGTCCAAGGAAACATGGCAGAGCATAGAGGTGCCAAAAGGAGGTCAGTATACTATAGTCTTGTCGGACGGAACAAAAGTATGGCTGAATGCAGACTCTAAAATGAAGTTTCCGGTCGAGTTTGTTGCTCAGCAACGTCAGGTTCAGCTGCAGGGTGAAGCTTATTTTGAAGTGACAAAGGATACATCCAAACCATTTATTGTCAAGAGTGCAGAACAGCAGATCGAAGTATTAGGTACCTGGTTTAATATATCCGCATATCCGGAAGAACCCGCGGTTACAACCTTGGTTTCCGGCAAAGTAAATGTATCTGCATTCGGAAAACAGGTGGCATTAACGCCGGGGATGCAGAGTGTTGCGGATGATCAGCAACTTCAAAGTAAGCAGGTAGATGTAGAGCCAGCTGTGGCATGGAAAGATGCCAAATTTGTATTCGTAAAAGAACCTCTGGAAGATATTATACGTAAGCTCGAAAGATGGTATAATGTTGACTTTGTCATTCAGCCCGGATCAGAAGAATTAAAGAAAAAAACATTTAGCGGCTCATTATCCCGCAATGGTAAACTGTCTGAAATATTAAATCTGTTTAAAATCACCGAAACCATCAGGTTTGAAAT